A single region of the Arthrobacter sp. V1I7 genome encodes:
- a CDS encoding ABC transporter permease, with amino-acid sequence MYSGIPPWVMAIAAVGALFVLLPLAAMATRVNWAQFIPLITSDASLTALGLSLRTAAASTVLCVLFGVPLALVLARGDFPGQRLLRSFVLLPLVLPPVVGGIALLYTFGRQGLLGKSLEVAGLQIAFSTTAVVLAQTFVALPFLVVSLEGSLRSAGSRYEAVAATLGASPTTVLRRVTVPLVLPGLASGAVLSFARSLGEFGATLTFAGSLQGVTRTLPLEIYLQRETDADAAVALSLVLVAVAVIVVGLSYRPPAAAGIRSSALGQRVPS; translated from the coding sequence ATGTACAGCGGCATCCCGCCGTGGGTCATGGCGATCGCAGCCGTCGGGGCCCTGTTCGTGCTCCTGCCGCTCGCGGCCATGGCGACCCGGGTCAACTGGGCCCAGTTCATCCCGCTGATCACCTCGGACGCCTCGCTCACGGCCCTGGGCCTCAGCCTCCGCACCGCGGCCGCAAGTACCGTGCTCTGCGTGCTGTTCGGGGTGCCGCTGGCCCTGGTGCTGGCCCGCGGCGACTTCCCCGGCCAGCGCCTGCTGCGTTCCTTCGTCCTCCTGCCGCTCGTGCTGCCCCCGGTCGTGGGCGGGATTGCCCTGCTCTACACCTTCGGCCGGCAGGGGCTCTTGGGCAAAAGCCTGGAAGTGGCCGGACTACAGATCGCATTCTCGACGACGGCGGTGGTTTTGGCCCAGACCTTTGTGGCCCTGCCGTTCCTCGTGGTCAGCCTTGAGGGGTCGCTGCGCTCGGCCGGCAGCCGCTATGAGGCCGTGGCCGCAACCCTCGGGGCGTCCCCCACCACGGTGCTGCGCCGGGTCACGGTGCCGCTGGTCCTGCCCGGCCTTGCTTCCGGGGCGGTGCTGTCCTTCGCCCGGAGCCTGGGCGAGTTCGGCGCCACTCTCACCTTCGCGGGCAGCCTGCAGGGCGTCACGCGGACCCTCCCGCTGGAGATCTACCTGCAGCGGGAGACCGACGCCGATGCCGCCGTCGCGCTCTCCCTGGTGCTCGTCGCCGTCGCGGTGATTGTCGTCGGGCTCTCGTACCGGCCTCCGGCGGCCGCCGGTATCCGCAGTTCGGCGCTCGGGCAGCGGGTGCCTTCATGA
- the arfB gene encoding alternative ribosome rescue aminoacyl-tRNA hydrolase ArfB, whose translation MDLEVSPALTIPTSELGWRFSRSSGPGGQHVNTTDSRVELSWNVADSAALSEDQRQMLIGRLGRRLIAGVITVTASEQRSQLRNRETALAKLADVVAEGLAPEAAPRRATKPTRGSNRRRLAAKEQRAATKRQRQRPSAE comes from the coding sequence ATGGATCTGGAGGTGTCGCCCGCGCTCACGATTCCCACGTCGGAACTCGGCTGGCGGTTCTCGCGTTCGTCCGGGCCAGGCGGTCAACACGTCAACACCACGGATAGCCGGGTCGAACTCTCGTGGAACGTCGCAGACTCGGCGGCGCTTTCGGAGGACCAACGGCAGATGCTCATCGGGCGACTCGGACGACGTCTCATCGCCGGCGTGATCACTGTGACCGCCTCCGAGCAGCGCTCTCAGCTGCGCAATCGCGAGACCGCCCTGGCCAAGCTCGCCGACGTCGTGGCAGAGGGTCTTGCTCCGGAAGCTGCTCCCCGCCGCGCGACCAAACCCACTCGGGGCTCGAACCGTCGACGCCTCGCCGCAAAGGAACAGCGGGCGGCGACCAAACGGCAACGACAGCGGCCGTCCGCCGAGTAG
- a CDS encoding histidine phosphatase family protein → MTLTTFALVRHGQTDWNAQRRLQGSTDIPLNDVGRGQARDAVAFLSGHEWDAIISSPLSRAAETANLIAAGLGLNVARHVPELTERSFGPAEGLQAGPELDALRIPGGFRGAESEDEAASRGLNSLEALAEEFRGRRVLVVAHGTLLRVSLSRAIGRTLQSIDNAVLNLAHHHAVDGWQLEYFNGERDLAAAKS, encoded by the coding sequence ATGACCCTTACGACGTTCGCCCTTGTCCGCCATGGCCAGACAGACTGGAACGCTCAGCGCCGGCTGCAGGGATCCACCGACATTCCACTCAACGACGTCGGCCGCGGCCAGGCGCGCGACGCCGTCGCCTTTCTTTCCGGCCACGAGTGGGATGCGATCATCTCCTCGCCCCTGAGCCGCGCCGCAGAAACCGCCAACCTCATTGCCGCAGGGCTGGGGCTCAACGTGGCGCGGCACGTGCCTGAGCTCACCGAGCGTAGCTTCGGACCAGCGGAGGGCCTGCAGGCCGGCCCCGAATTGGACGCACTCCGCATCCCCGGTGGTTTCCGCGGCGCAGAAAGCGAGGACGAGGCAGCATCCCGCGGGTTGAACTCGCTGGAAGCACTGGCCGAGGAGTTCCGCGGCCGCCGCGTGCTGGTCGTCGCCCACGGCACGCTCCTCCGCGTCAGCCTCAGCCGGGCGATCGGCCGCACCCTGCAGAGCATTGACAATGCGGTGCTTAACCTGGCGCACCACCATGCCGTCGACGGCTGGCAGCTCGAATACTTCAACGGCGAGCGGGACTTGGCTGCCGCAAAGAGCTAA
- a CDS encoding carboxymuconolactone decarboxylase family protein: MDETSEAQHHTTRSVFLDKEHPAVWRALNGLGLKVKEAAEEAGLDRTLIELLNVRMSQINGCAYCLDLHVGDAVKNGESAQRLAVLPAWRDTDLFTEKECAALTLAEAVTNISDAHAREREGSAARKHLSAQEFSAVSWLAIAMNAFNRVSIVSEHPVRSARD; encoded by the coding sequence ATGGATGAGACATCGGAAGCGCAGCACCACACCACCCGATCCGTCTTTCTGGACAAGGAGCACCCTGCCGTCTGGCGGGCGCTGAACGGGCTGGGGCTGAAAGTCAAGGAAGCCGCCGAGGAGGCGGGCCTGGACCGGACCCTCATTGAGCTGCTGAACGTCCGCATGTCGCAGATCAACGGCTGCGCCTACTGCCTCGACCTTCATGTCGGCGATGCGGTGAAGAACGGCGAATCCGCCCAGCGCCTCGCCGTCCTGCCCGCCTGGCGGGACACCGACCTCTTCACCGAAAAGGAGTGCGCCGCGCTGACCCTGGCGGAGGCGGTCACGAACATCTCCGATGCCCACGCCCGCGAGCGCGAAGGGTCCGCGGCCCGGAAGCACCTCAGCGCCCAGGAATTCTCGGCCGTGAGCTGGCTGGCGATCGCGATGAACGCGTTCAACCGGGTCTCGATCGTCAGCGAGCACCCGGTCCGCAGCGCCCGCGACTAA
- a CDS encoding sulfate/molybdate ABC transporter ATP-binding protein, giving the protein MTFTVDASLAARGFEISLSLGPAETVAVLGPNGAGKSTLLAVIAGLLRPDAGRAKVDGKLLFDLQQGTPAGIWTAPHRRGTALLAQEALLFPHLSALENVAFGPRSAGIPRGEAHAAARRWLAEVGAGDLAARRPDELSGGQAQRVAVARAFAANPEVLLLDEPMAALDIHAAPLLRRLLRRVLAGRRAIIVTHDVLDAYMLADRVIVMEQGRITEQGPTRELLRRPRSSFAAGLAGLNLVSGTVTPTGIRSPEGLEFAGLHDAPPVAGQSGVAAFPPSAVSVFLSEAHGSPRNSYKVTVTDLEPHGDQIRVRAGELSADVTPAASVDLGLAPGLEVYFVVKAAAVAIYPA; this is encoded by the coding sequence ATGACGTTCACCGTCGACGCTTCGCTCGCCGCGCGCGGTTTCGAGATCTCGCTCAGCCTGGGCCCGGCCGAGACGGTTGCCGTGCTCGGCCCAAACGGCGCCGGAAAATCCACCCTGCTCGCGGTGATCGCGGGCCTGCTCCGCCCGGACGCCGGCCGGGCCAAGGTGGACGGCAAACTGCTGTTCGATCTTCAGCAGGGGACGCCGGCTGGCATCTGGACGGCGCCGCACCGCCGCGGGACAGCCCTGCTGGCACAGGAGGCCCTGTTGTTCCCGCACCTGAGCGCCCTCGAAAACGTGGCTTTCGGCCCCCGGAGCGCGGGCATTCCCAGGGGGGAGGCGCATGCAGCCGCCCGGCGCTGGCTCGCCGAGGTCGGCGCCGGCGATCTTGCCGCACGCCGCCCGGACGAGCTGTCCGGCGGCCAGGCCCAGCGCGTGGCGGTGGCCCGGGCGTTCGCGGCCAACCCGGAGGTTCTGCTGCTGGACGAGCCGATGGCGGCATTGGACATCCACGCCGCGCCGCTGCTGCGTCGGCTGCTCCGGCGGGTTCTTGCCGGCAGGCGGGCCATCATTGTTACCCACGATGTGCTGGATGCCTACATGCTGGCGGACCGGGTGATCGTGATGGAGCAGGGCCGGATCACCGAGCAAGGCCCAACCCGGGAGCTGCTCCGGCGCCCGCGCAGCAGCTTCGCCGCCGGACTCGCCGGGCTGAACCTGGTCTCCGGAACGGTGACGCCGACAGGGATCCGTTCCCCCGAGGGCCTCGAGTTCGCCGGCCTGCACGACGCCCCGCCGGTTGCCGGACAGTCCGGCGTGGCGGCATTCCCGCCGTCGGCCGTGTCCGTGTTCCTGAGCGAGGCGCACGGCAGCCCCCGGAACTCGTACAAGGTGACCGTCACCGACCTGGAACCGCACGGGGACCAGATCCGGGTCCGTGCCGGGGAACTGTCCGCGGACGTCACGCCTGCTGCCTCTGTGGACCTCGGCCTGGCGCCAGGGCTCGAAGTCTATTTCGTGGTCAAGGCCGCGGCCGTGGCCATCTATCCGGCGTAG
- a CDS encoding LacI family DNA-binding transcriptional regulator, whose product MRRNATSVAADRPTPQVSAAAVARAAGVSSAAVSYVLNGKGGVSPETRRHIIHVANELGFRPRKSSQSTDVQRTRVIGLILPNIINPMFPRWAQGIISAAAESGYEVFVATTQDDPDVLAQVTSTLAHRNVDGIILAASLRDDATALRTLRSARIPYVCLSRRADFLDSDFVGIDDDAAATTLMQHMLSHGFTEIATVIGPRFSTASLAREQAFVRTAAAAGITISGDRKISTRVNNEGGRLAAERLFSAGTPPRVVVCGSDELAIGVMEYALAQGLRIPEDVAVAGCDGLPHSRSGLINLTSIVQPQQEMAHAAFAMLLKRIEAPSSTYSSKVCRHRLHIGRTCGCTPPAR is encoded by the coding sequence ATGCGCAGAAACGCCACAAGTGTTGCCGCAGACCGGCCCACCCCGCAGGTATCGGCCGCGGCTGTGGCCCGGGCAGCAGGGGTCTCCTCCGCCGCCGTATCCTACGTTCTCAACGGCAAGGGCGGCGTTTCGCCGGAAACCCGCCGGCACATCATCCACGTTGCAAACGAGTTGGGCTTCAGGCCCCGTAAGTCCTCGCAGTCCACCGATGTTCAACGGACCCGGGTGATCGGCCTGATCCTGCCGAACATCATTAATCCCATGTTTCCGCGGTGGGCCCAGGGCATTATTTCCGCTGCAGCCGAGTCCGGCTATGAAGTGTTCGTCGCTACCACCCAGGACGATCCCGACGTGCTCGCCCAGGTCACATCGACCCTCGCGCACCGCAACGTGGACGGCATCATCCTGGCCGCGTCACTCCGGGACGACGCCACCGCGCTCCGTACCCTCAGGTCGGCGAGGATTCCCTACGTCTGCCTCTCGCGCCGGGCGGACTTCCTCGATTCCGACTTTGTCGGGATCGACGACGACGCCGCAGCGACGACGCTGATGCAGCACATGCTGAGCCATGGTTTCACGGAGATCGCCACTGTGATCGGCCCGCGCTTCTCCACCGCCTCGCTGGCCCGGGAACAGGCGTTCGTCCGCACGGCCGCTGCCGCTGGGATCACCATCAGCGGTGACCGCAAGATCAGCACGCGGGTCAACAACGAAGGCGGACGGCTGGCGGCCGAGCGTCTCTTCTCCGCCGGGACACCACCGAGGGTCGTCGTGTGCGGGAGTGACGAACTCGCCATTGGCGTCATGGAATACGCCTTGGCCCAGGGACTCCGCATTCCCGAGGACGTCGCCGTCGCCGGCTGCGACGGCCTCCCGCACAGCCGGTCCGGGCTCATCAACCTGACCAGCATCGTCCAACCGCAGCAGGAAATGGCCCACGCGGCTTTCGCCATGCTGCTCAAACGCATCGAAGCGCCCTCCAGCACCTACAGCTCCAAGGTGTGCCGGCACCGCCTGCATATCGGGCGGACCTGCGGCTGCACCCCTCCCGCCCGCTAG
- a CDS encoding 3-keto-5-aminohexanoate cleavage protein, whose amino-acid sequence MAAARKVIITSAVTGAIHTPSMSKYLPVSPDEIADAAIGAAEAGAAIVHMHARDPKDGRPSQEPEHFAPILDKLKRNTDAVINITTGGSPHMTVEERMQPAALFKPELASLNMGSMNFGLYPMLDRFNEFGHDWEREGLEKSRDLVFKNTFQDIETILGIGNENGTRFEFECYDISHLNNLAHFHARGLAKGPLFVQSVFGLLGGIGAHPEDLMHMRRTADRLLGADYEWSILGAGKNQMPLATIGAAMGSHVRVGLEDSLWIGPGQLATSNAQQVTRIRTILEALNFEVATPDEAREMLQLKGRDKVGF is encoded by the coding sequence ATGGCTGCTGCCCGCAAAGTCATCATCACCAGCGCCGTTACCGGCGCCATCCATACCCCCTCCATGTCCAAGTACCTTCCGGTCTCCCCCGATGAGATCGCCGACGCCGCCATCGGCGCCGCCGAGGCCGGAGCCGCCATTGTGCACATGCACGCCCGTGATCCCAAGGACGGGCGGCCTTCCCAGGAACCGGAGCACTTCGCCCCGATCCTGGACAAGCTCAAGCGCAACACCGACGCCGTCATCAACATCACCACCGGCGGATCCCCGCACATGACCGTGGAAGAGCGGATGCAGCCCGCGGCCCTGTTCAAGCCCGAGCTCGCGTCGCTCAACATGGGTTCGATGAATTTCGGCCTGTACCCGATGCTGGACCGTTTTAACGAGTTCGGCCACGACTGGGAGCGGGAAGGCCTCGAAAAGAGCCGCGACCTCGTCTTCAAGAACACCTTCCAGGACATCGAGACCATCCTGGGCATCGGCAACGAGAACGGCACACGCTTCGAATTCGAGTGCTACGACATCTCGCACCTGAACAATCTCGCGCACTTCCACGCCCGCGGCCTGGCCAAGGGCCCGTTGTTCGTCCAGTCCGTTTTCGGCCTGCTCGGCGGAATCGGCGCCCACCCGGAGGACCTGATGCACATGCGCCGCACCGCGGACCGGTTGCTCGGCGCGGACTACGAATGGTCCATCCTGGGCGCCGGGAAGAACCAGATGCCGTTGGCCACGATCGGCGCAGCCATGGGTTCACACGTCAGGGTCGGGCTGGAAGACTCACTCTGGATCGGCCCCGGACAGCTGGCAACGTCCAACGCCCAGCAGGTCACCCGGATCCGCACCATCCTCGAGGCCCTCAACTTCGAGGTCGCCACCCCGGACGAGGCCCGGGAAATGCTGCAGCTCAAGGGCCGCGACAAGGTGGGTTTCTGA
- a CDS encoding glycerate kinase, with the protein MSILVAPDSFKGTFTAVEVARHIAAGIRSAGGDATELPVADGGEGTFDVLVRGLDARPVDVSTVGPWGDALLAEIGLTADGTAVVELAMASGLNLRSSRDRDPVGASTYGTGVLMAEAARLGAQRILVASGGSATTDGGAGAIAAIEELGGLRGADVVVLSDVTTRFGDAARVFAAQKGADPATVDILTDRLEKQARVFLRDHGRDPRTVDRTGAAGGFSGGMWARYGAALVSGADFVLDLLDFDLHVAACSAVVVGEGRLDSQTGQGKIIAAILARCGAKRVYAVVGSMGSDLGDYAGNFDDVMVASDAAAMVTAGARLVALPARPAAMPAKPR; encoded by the coding sequence ATGAGCATCCTGGTTGCCCCTGACAGCTTCAAGGGGACCTTCACCGCCGTCGAGGTTGCCCGACACATTGCGGCCGGTATACGCTCCGCCGGTGGCGACGCCACCGAACTGCCGGTGGCCGACGGCGGCGAGGGAACCTTTGACGTGCTGGTCCGGGGCCTCGACGCCCGACCGGTCGATGTGAGCACCGTCGGACCGTGGGGCGACGCCCTGTTGGCCGAGATCGGCCTGACCGCGGACGGCACCGCCGTCGTCGAGCTTGCCATGGCCAGCGGGCTCAATCTTCGCTCCAGCCGGGATCGGGATCCAGTGGGCGCCAGCACCTATGGCACTGGTGTGCTGATGGCCGAAGCCGCCCGGCTGGGAGCACAGCGTATCCTTGTGGCCTCTGGCGGTTCCGCGACAACCGACGGCGGCGCCGGCGCCATCGCTGCGATCGAGGAACTCGGCGGGCTCCGCGGCGCGGACGTGGTGGTTCTGAGCGACGTCACCACCCGGTTCGGCGACGCCGCACGGGTCTTCGCGGCGCAGAAGGGCGCCGATCCGGCCACGGTGGACATACTTACCGACCGGCTTGAGAAGCAGGCCAGAGTCTTCCTCCGCGATCACGGCCGCGACCCGCGGACCGTGGACCGGACCGGGGCCGCCGGAGGATTCTCCGGCGGCATGTGGGCACGTTACGGGGCTGCCCTGGTCTCCGGCGCGGACTTTGTGCTGGACCTCCTGGACTTCGACCTGCACGTGGCCGCCTGCAGCGCGGTAGTGGTCGGAGAGGGCCGCCTGGATTCCCAAACCGGTCAGGGAAAGATCATCGCGGCGATTCTCGCCAGGTGCGGCGCGAAGCGCGTTTACGCCGTCGTCGGCTCCATGGGCTCCGATCTGGGCGACTACGCCGGCAACTTCGACGACGTTATGGTCGCCAGTGACGCGGCCGCGATGGTCACCGCCGGAGCCCGGCTCGTGGCGTTGCCGGCCCGGCCCGCCGCCATGCCCGCCAAACCTCGTTAG
- a CDS encoding MFS transporter: MSVVSAPTKMRTPREINGVILRRVMPLLIGAYIMAFLDRTNIGMAKDRLEIDLGISATAYGIGAGLFFLTYALSEIPSNLIMHKVGARFWIMRIMITWGIISACMAFVQGEWSFYIMRMLLGVAEAGLFPGVMYFLTQWFVVKDRAKANGMFLLGVSIANIVGAPLGGLLLTMDGFGGLHGWQWMFIIEGLPACILAYVVWKKLPDRPTQATFLTLEEATDLEARIAAEEKAGAEASGNHRLRDVLKDKQILLVVGIYFTHQIAVYALSYFLPSIIGTYGKLNPLQIGLLTAIPWIFSAAGALLIPRFATDGRRSRLLVTGTMIGIVSGFALGAVGGPVLGMIGFCLAAFNFFALQPILFTYPATRLTGAALAGGIAFVNTIGLCGGFLGPYVMGLMQDVTGSKLAGLWFIVGMCIIGALLSLMLKRGTEKPQLAAAAH; the protein is encoded by the coding sequence ATGTCAGTTGTATCCGCACCAACGAAGATGCGCACGCCTAGGGAAATAAACGGTGTGATCCTCCGCAGAGTCATGCCGTTGCTCATCGGCGCCTACATCATGGCGTTCCTGGACCGCACGAACATCGGCATGGCCAAGGACCGGCTGGAGATTGACCTCGGCATCTCCGCCACCGCCTACGGCATTGGAGCCGGGCTGTTCTTCCTCACCTATGCCCTCTCGGAGATCCCGTCGAACCTGATCATGCACAAGGTGGGCGCCCGTTTCTGGATCATGCGGATCATGATCACGTGGGGCATCATCTCCGCCTGCATGGCTTTCGTGCAGGGCGAATGGTCCTTCTACATCATGCGGATGCTGCTGGGCGTGGCAGAGGCGGGGCTCTTCCCCGGAGTCATGTATTTCCTGACCCAGTGGTTCGTGGTGAAGGACCGTGCGAAAGCCAACGGCATGTTCCTGTTGGGCGTTTCCATCGCCAACATCGTCGGCGCACCTCTCGGCGGCCTGCTGCTCACCATGGACGGCTTCGGCGGCCTGCACGGCTGGCAGTGGATGTTCATCATCGAAGGCCTGCCCGCCTGTATCCTCGCCTACGTTGTCTGGAAGAAGCTCCCGGACCGGCCCACCCAGGCAACGTTCCTCACCCTGGAAGAAGCCACCGACCTCGAAGCCCGAATCGCCGCCGAGGAGAAGGCCGGGGCCGAAGCGTCCGGAAACCACCGCCTCCGCGATGTCCTCAAGGACAAGCAGATCCTCCTGGTGGTCGGCATCTACTTCACCCACCAGATCGCCGTCTACGCGCTGTCCTACTTCCTGCCCTCCATCATCGGCACATACGGCAAGCTCAACCCGCTGCAGATCGGCCTGCTGACGGCGATTCCGTGGATCTTCTCCGCCGCCGGCGCCCTGCTGATTCCGCGGTTCGCCACCGACGGCCGGCGCTCCCGCCTGCTCGTCACCGGAACGATGATCGGCATCGTCTCCGGCTTCGCCCTCGGTGCCGTCGGCGGCCCCGTGCTCGGCATGATCGGATTCTGCCTCGCCGCCTTCAACTTCTTCGCCCTGCAGCCGATCCTCTTCACCTACCCGGCCACCAGGCTCACCGGTGCCGCCCTCGCCGGCGGCATCGCGTTCGTCAACACCATCGGCCTCTGCGGCGGTTTCCTTGGCCCGTATGTGATGGGACTGATGCAGGACGTCACCGGTTCCAAGCTCGCCGGGCTCTGGTTCATCGTGGGTATGTGCATCATCGGTGCCCTGCTCTCGCTGATGCTCAAGCGGGGCACCGAAAAGCCCCAGCTCGCCGCGGCCGCCCACTAA
- a CDS encoding SDR family oxidoreductase has product MDFSSKRVLVTAGANGIGLAIADKFQQLGAAVFVTDIDPEAVEKARVNGLAAAVSDVSDEEHVRELMALVQDELGGLDVLVNNAGIAGPTGPLESLDTAAWKATFDVNIHGQFFCIKHALPMLRQGREASIVNLSSAAGRLGMAGRSAYSASKWAVVGLTKTLAIELGPDRIRVNAICPGAVNGPRIDAVIAAKAQMLGLPEDQVSDLYHNQSSLGRLIEAEDIANMAAFAASDLARNVNGQALAVDGNTEKLY; this is encoded by the coding sequence ATGGATTTCAGCTCAAAAAGGGTGCTGGTCACCGCCGGAGCCAACGGCATCGGCCTAGCCATCGCCGACAAGTTCCAGCAGCTCGGCGCCGCCGTCTTCGTCACGGACATCGACCCTGAAGCCGTCGAAAAGGCACGCGTCAACGGACTCGCTGCCGCTGTCAGCGACGTCTCCGACGAGGAGCATGTCCGCGAACTCATGGCCCTGGTCCAGGACGAACTGGGCGGGCTGGATGTCCTCGTCAACAACGCCGGCATCGCAGGTCCCACCGGGCCCCTCGAATCGCTGGACACGGCGGCCTGGAAAGCGACCTTCGACGTCAATATCCACGGCCAGTTCTTCTGCATCAAGCACGCCCTACCGATGCTGCGGCAGGGCCGGGAAGCCTCGATCGTGAACCTCTCCTCCGCCGCCGGGCGGCTGGGCATGGCAGGGCGCAGCGCATATTCGGCGTCGAAGTGGGCCGTCGTCGGGCTGACCAAGACCCTGGCGATTGAACTTGGCCCCGACCGGATCCGGGTCAACGCGATCTGCCCCGGAGCCGTCAACGGCCCCCGGATCGACGCGGTCATCGCAGCCAAAGCGCAGATGCTGGGCCTGCCGGAGGACCAGGTCTCCGACCTCTACCACAACCAGTCCTCGCTGGGACGGCTGATCGAAGCCGAGGACATCGCCAATATGGCCGCCTTCGCCGCCAGCGACCTGGCCCGCAACGTCAACGGCCAGGCCCTGGCTGTTGACGGCAACACCGAGAAGCTCTACTGA